The proteins below come from a single Trachemys scripta elegans isolate TJP31775 chromosome 16, CAS_Tse_1.0, whole genome shotgun sequence genomic window:
- the AVIL gene encoding advillin, whose amino-acid sequence MALSSAFKAVNNMPGVIVWRVEKMELVQVPPKSHGSFYEGDCYVLLSTRRSGSVLAYDIHYWVGKSSSQDEQGCAAIYTTQLDDYLGGGPVQHREVQGHESDLFKGYFKQGIIYKKGGVASGMTHVETNVYNVRRLLHVKGRRNVTATEVEMSWDSFNLGDVFLLDLGKVIIQWNGPESNTKERLKAMLLAKDIRDRERGGRAEIRVVDGDQEGASPELTTALQSVLGDRPRKIKPSTPDEVVDQQQKATVLLYRVSDSGGKMQVLEEATRPLVQELLNHDDCYILDHAGTKIYVWKGKGATKAEKQTAMAKALEFINMKGYPYGTNVETVNDGAESAMFKQLFQTWAVRDQTVGLGKAYSAGKVAKVSQEKFDATLLHARPELAAQERMVDNGEGKVEVWRIENLELAPVESQWHGFFYGGDCYLVLYTYGVNHQPRYILYIWQGRHATPDELAASAYQAVEVDRQFAGEPVQVRVSMGKEPRHFLAIFKGKLVIFEGGTSRTSSNEPEPPVRLFQIHGTDQSNTKAMEVPAFASSLNSNDVFLLRTQTEHYLWYGKGSSGDEREMAKQLAATICDGTQETVAEGQEPAVFWEVLGGKAPYASDKRLQQEVPENPPRLFECSNKTGRFVVTEVTDFGQDDLSESDVMLLDTWDQVFLWLGTDANVTEKEAALATAWEYLHTHPSGRDTDTPILVVKQGFEPPNFTGWFVAWDPHKWSEGKTYEQLKEELGDACAVVRITADLNGTALSPGPGAQSAGVAQFYPLEVLTNQREELPGDVDPAKKENYLSESDFVAVFGIGREEFAALPSWKQINLKKEKGLF is encoded by the exons ATGGCTCTGAGCAGCGCTTTCAAGGCGGTTAACAACATGCCCGGCGTCATCGTCTGGAGGGTCGAG AAAATGGAGCTGGTGCAGGTGCCTCCGAAATCCCACGGCAGTTTCTACGAGGGCGACTGCTACGTCCTCCTCTCG ACCCGGCGCTCGGGCAGCGTCCTGGCCTACGACATCCATTACTGGGTCGGGAAGAGCTCCTCGCAGGACGAGCAGGGCTGTGCCGCCATCTACACCACCCAGCTGGACGACTACCTGGGCGGGGGCCCCGTGCAGCAccgggaggtgcagggccacgaGTCGGACCTCTTCAAAGGCTACTTCAAGCAGGGCATCAT ctacaAGAAGGGCGGCGTGGCTTCAGGGATGACACACGTGGAGACCAACGTCTACAACGTCCGGCGCCTGCTGCACGTCAAGGGGAGACGGAACGTCACGGCCACCGAG GTGGAGATGAGCTGGGACAGTTTTAACCTGGGGGACGTGTTCCTGCTGGACCTGGGGAAGGTCATTATTCAGTGGAACGGCCCCGAGAGCAACACCAAGGAGCGGCTGAAG GCCATGCTCCTGGCCAAAGACATCCGCGACCGGGAGCGCGGGGGGCGGGCGGAGATCAGGGTGGTGGACGGCGACCAGGAGGGAGCCAGCCCGGAGCTGACAACAGCGCTACAGAGCGTGCTCGGGGACAGGCCGCGGAAGATCAAACCCAGCACCCCGGACGAGGTGGTGGACCAGCAGCAGAAGGCCACCGTCCTGCTCTATCG CGTCTCGGACTCCGGAGGGAAAATGCAGGTGCTGGAAGAGGCCACGAGGCCGCTGGTGCAGGAGCTGTTGAACCATGAC GACTGCTACATCCTGGATCACGCCGGGACCAAGATCTACGTCTGGAAGGGGAAGGGGGCTACCAAGGCAGAGAAGCAAACAGCCATGGCCAAAGCTCTG GAGTTCATCAACATGAAGGGCTACCCCTACGGCACCAACGTGGAGACGGTGAACGACGGAGCCGAATCCGCCATGTTCAAGCAGCTATTCCAGACATGGGCCGTCCGGGACCAGACGGTGGGGCTGGGCAAAGCCTACAGCGCTGGCAAAGTGG CCAAAGTCAGCCAGGAAAAGTTTGATGCCACGCTGCTGCACGCCCGGCCCGAGCTGGCCGCCCAGGAGCGGATGGTGGATAACGGGGAAGGGAAGGTGGAG GTCTGGAGGATCGAGAATCTGGAGCTGGCGCCGGTGGAATCCCAGTGGCACGGCTTCTTCTACGGCGGAGACTGTTACCTGGTGCTTTACACCTACGGCGTGAACCACCAGCCCCGCTACATCCTGTACATCTGGCAG GGTCGGCACGCCACGCCGGATGAGCTGGCCGCCTCCGCGTACCAGGCGGTGGAAGTGGACCGGCAGTTTGCCGGGGAGCCGGTGCAGGTGCGCGTGAGCATGGGCAAGGAGCCGCGCCACTTCCTGGCCATCTTCAAAGGGAAGCTGGTCATCTTCGAG GGTGGGACATCCAGGACAAGCAGCAACGAACCGGAACCGCCCGTGAGGCTCTTTCAGATCCATGGAACCGACCAGTCCAACACCAAAGCCATGGAAGTCCCGGCGTTCGCCTCGTCGCTCAACTCCAACGACGTCTTCCTGCTCCGGACCCAGACCGAGCACTACCTGTGGTACGGCAAG GGCTCCAGCGGGGACGAGCGGGAAATGGCGAAGCAGCTGGCTGCAACCATCTGTGACGGCACCCAGGAAACCGTGGCCGAAGGGCAGGAGCCAGCAGTGttctgggaagtgctgggaggcaAAGCCCCTTACGCCAGCGATAAAAG GCTCCAGCAGGAGGTCCCAGAGAACCCGCCCCGGCTCTTTGAATGCTCCAACAAGACGGGACGCTTCGTGGTGACGGAAGTGACCGACTTCGGCCAGGATGACCTGAGCGAAAGCGATGTCATGCTGCTCGACACGTGGGACCAG GTCTTCTTGTGGCTCGGGACGGACGCTAACGTCACGGAGAAGGAGGCAGCGCTGGCCACTGCTTGGGAATATCTCCACACCCACCCCAGCGGGAGGGACACTGACACGCCCATCTTGGTGGTCAAGCAGGGCTTTGAGCCCCCCAACTTCACGGGGTGGTTCGTAGCCTGGGACCCACACAAATGGAGC GAAGGGAAGACTTACGAGCAGCTGAAGGAGGAGCTGGGAGATGCTTGTGCTGTTGTCAGGATCACGGCT GATCTGAACGGGACAGCTCTCTCTCCCGGCCCTGGGGCCCAGAGTGCTGGCGTGGCTCAGTTCTACCCTCTAGAAGTGCTAACCAACCAGAGGGAGGAATTGCCTGGAGACGTAGACCCGGCCAAGAAAGAG AATTACCTCTCCGAAAGTGACTTTGTGGCTGTGTTTGGAATCGGGAGGGAGGAATTTGCTGCTCTTCCCAGCTGGAAGCAGATCAActtgaagaaagaaaaagggcTCTTCTAA
- the TSFM gene encoding elongation factor Ts, mitochondrial isoform X2, which yields MQRAALSGVCGLLRGGARPGPVVSWQLVCFFHSGLRAFAAEKELLVKLRRKTGYSFVNCKKALEKFSDDSKQAEAWLHEQAQKEGWSKVSKLRGRKTKEGLIGLLQEGNAAVMVEVNCETDFVARNVKFQQLVQQAATGTMFHHQGAKDQLTTYIKRFMKAAELSQLRTGPAGCLLSDQLALAIGKLGENMAITRAAWVAVPATFYIGSYVHGALPADNPALTNMAFGKYGALVICHASEQSQKSNLADLGRRLGQHVVGMAPLSVGSLEDEPGGDTETKMLAQPFLLDPSITLGQYLQPQGVSVLDFVRFECGEDPEIPEAEQPQQRLAQEENSS from the exons ATGCAGAGGGCGGCGCTGAGCGGAGTTTGCGGCCTCCTGCGCGGGGGGGCCCGACCGGGGCcg GTCGTTTCCTGGCAGCTGGTTTGTTTCTTTCACTCTGGTCTCCGTGCGTTTGCGGCAGAGAAGGAGCTGCTGGTGAAGCTCAGGAGGAAAACTGGTTATTCCTTCGTGAATTGTAAGAAAGCCTTAGAGAAGTTCAGTGACGACTCCAAACAG GCTGAAGCCTGGCTGCATGAGCAGGCCCAAAAGGAGGGATGGAGCAAAGTTTCCAAACTGCGGGGCAGGAAGACAAAAGAAGGCCTTATCgggctgctgcaggaggggaACGCGGCAGTGATGGTGGAG GTGAACTGCGAGACAGACTTTGTGGCCAGAAATGTCAAATTTCAACAGTTAGTTCAACAAGCAGCAACTGGGACAATGTTCCACCATCAAGGCGCTAAGGACCAGTTAACCACATATATCAAG CGTTTCATGAAGGCAGCTGAGCTTTCTCAACTGCGGACCGGGCCTGCTGGATGTTTGCTCAGTGACCAGCTGGCTCTTGCTATCG GCAAACTCGGGGAGAACATGGCTATCACGAGGGCTGCCTGGGTGGCCGTGCCAGCGACCTTCTACATTGGCTCTTACGTCCATGGGGCGCTGCCAGCGGATAATCCCGCCCTCACTAACATGGCGTTTGGGAAGTATGGTGCCTTGGTGATCTGCCACGCTTCTGAGCAGAGCCAGAAGTCAAACCTTGCTGATCTAGGCCGGAGGCTGGGTCAGCATGTAGTGGGAATGGCCCCTCTGTCGGTGGGATCTCTGGAGGATGAACCTGGCGGAGACACGGAAACCAAAATGCTTGCCCAACCTTTCTTGCTGGACCCCAGCATTACCCTGGGCCAGTACTTGCAGCCCCAAGGTGTGTCTGTGCTGGACTTTGTGCGGTTCGAGTGCGGAGAGGACCCAGAGATCCCAGAAGCGGAGCAGCCGCAGCAACGTCTCGCACAGGAAGAAAACTCTTCGTAA
- the TSFM gene encoding elongation factor Ts, mitochondrial isoform X1: MQRAALSGVCGLLRGGARPGPQVVSWQLVCFFHSGLRAFAAEKELLVKLRRKTGYSFVNCKKALEKFSDDSKQAEAWLHEQAQKEGWSKVSKLRGRKTKEGLIGLLQEGNAAVMVEVNCETDFVARNVKFQQLVQQAATGTMFHHQGAKDQLTTYIKRFMKAAELSQLRTGPAGCLLSDQLALAIGKLGENMAITRAAWVAVPATFYIGSYVHGALPADNPALTNMAFGKYGALVICHASEQSQKSNLADLGRRLGQHVVGMAPLSVGSLEDEPGGDTETKMLAQPFLLDPSITLGQYLQPQGVSVLDFVRFECGEDPEIPEAEQPQQRLAQEENSS; the protein is encoded by the exons ATGCAGAGGGCGGCGCTGAGCGGAGTTTGCGGCCTCCTGCGCGGGGGGGCCCGACCGGGGCcg CAGGTCGTTTCCTGGCAGCTGGTTTGTTTCTTTCACTCTGGTCTCCGTGCGTTTGCGGCAGAGAAGGAGCTGCTGGTGAAGCTCAGGAGGAAAACTGGTTATTCCTTCGTGAATTGTAAGAAAGCCTTAGAGAAGTTCAGTGACGACTCCAAACAG GCTGAAGCCTGGCTGCATGAGCAGGCCCAAAAGGAGGGATGGAGCAAAGTTTCCAAACTGCGGGGCAGGAAGACAAAAGAAGGCCTTATCgggctgctgcaggaggggaACGCGGCAGTGATGGTGGAG GTGAACTGCGAGACAGACTTTGTGGCCAGAAATGTCAAATTTCAACAGTTAGTTCAACAAGCAGCAACTGGGACAATGTTCCACCATCAAGGCGCTAAGGACCAGTTAACCACATATATCAAG CGTTTCATGAAGGCAGCTGAGCTTTCTCAACTGCGGACCGGGCCTGCTGGATGTTTGCTCAGTGACCAGCTGGCTCTTGCTATCG GCAAACTCGGGGAGAACATGGCTATCACGAGGGCTGCCTGGGTGGCCGTGCCAGCGACCTTCTACATTGGCTCTTACGTCCATGGGGCGCTGCCAGCGGATAATCCCGCCCTCACTAACATGGCGTTTGGGAAGTATGGTGCCTTGGTGATCTGCCACGCTTCTGAGCAGAGCCAGAAGTCAAACCTTGCTGATCTAGGCCGGAGGCTGGGTCAGCATGTAGTGGGAATGGCCCCTCTGTCGGTGGGATCTCTGGAGGATGAACCTGGCGGAGACACGGAAACCAAAATGCTTGCCCAACCTTTCTTGCTGGACCCCAGCATTACCCTGGGCCAGTACTTGCAGCCCCAAGGTGTGTCTGTGCTGGACTTTGTGCGGTTCGAGTGCGGAGAGGACCCAGAGATCCCAGAAGCGGAGCAGCCGCAGCAACGTCTCGCACAGGAAGAAAACTCTTCGTAA
- the EEF1AKMT3 gene encoding EEF1A lysine methyltransferase 3, which yields MAASRLPPSCHVEFGGAVAAREPPEAAPEGLEAVFPRDVGLFADAFPEETRYGFCGYVLTIAQHHGARLGVAAPVWEAALTLCKYFEEQKLNFWGKKVIELGAGTGIVGILATLLGGDVTITDLPLALEQIQENVHRNVPTEHLARARVCALSWGLDHKEFLRDYDFILGADIVYLKDTYPLLIRTLRHLCGPHSTIYLSSKMRQEHSTAVFYEALLPLHFTSELAYRDENENINIYRVTSKQNSRG from the exons ATGGCTGCGTCCAGGCTGCCGCCTTCCTGCCACGTGGAGTTCGGCGGGGCGGTGGCTGCCCGGGAGCCGCCGGAGGCCGCCCCCGAGGGGCTGGAGGCCGTGTTCCCCCGGGACGTCGGGCTCTTCGCTGACGCCTTCCCCGAGGAGACCCGCTACGGCTTCTGCGGCTACGTGTTAACCATCGCCCAGCACCACGGGGCTCGGCTCGGGGTGGCAGCGCCCGTCTGGGAGGCG GCTCTAACCCTGTGTAAATATTTTGAGGAGCAGAAGCTCAACTTCTGGGGCAAGAAGGTGATTGAGCTGGGCGCTGGGACAGGCATCGTGGGCATCCTTGCCACGCTGCTCG GAGGAGATGTAACCATCACAGATCTCCCTCTGGCTTTGGAGCAGATACAGGAGAACGTCCATAGGAATGTGCCTACAGAGCATTTGGCTCGGGCCAGAGTTTGTGCTCTGTCTTGGGGTCTGGACCACAAGGAGTTCCTGAGAGACTACGACTTCATCCTGGGTGCAGATATAGTCTATCTGAAAGACACGTACCCCTTGCTCATCAGGACCCTCCGGCACCTTTGTGGCCCTCATTCAACCATCTACCTGTCTTCCAAAATGCGGCAGGAGCACAGCACGGCTGTGTTCTACGAGGCGCTGCTCCCGCTGCACTTCACTTCAGAACTGGCCTATAGGGATGAAAATGAGAACATTAACATCTATAGAGTCACCAGCAAGCAGAATAGCCGAGGTTAG